The Juglans regia cultivar Chandler chromosome 6, Walnut 2.0, whole genome shotgun sequence genome contains the following window.
cactcaaaaatctaaaaatatgatctaGTCCATAACTAGtgccttttctttcttgttgcattctttcattcattgcacataccattatttttatcttctctttgtgaatattttcaccattttaaacgagtttgattttaagtaacttttcctGATAAGACGATCTAgaaatttattcttaattattacgcgacatcctcctgcacttgggatagcctttgtgctgctcattttttagtgagtcaggATACTGATCACAACAGCAGAGACACCTAGGTCTGCTCCTTAGCTGCTGTTTGGCAGGCTCCTCCATCGAAatggtttgagatgagttgggaTTGTGCAGTGGATAAGGCTAATGGATTGATTGGCATTGGAGTGGCTATTAGGGATTGAACTGGCCAAATCATTGCCACTATGAGGCAGAGGAAACAATTTTTTCCTGACCCCGTATTAGTTGAGTCATATGGAGCTTTACAGGCTGTTAAACTAGGATTGGATCTTGGACTGCAACATATTGTTATTGAGGGGGACTCATTGCAAGTCACAAAGGCATTATTAGAAGATAAAGAAGCTTGGAGCAGTTCAAGCATGTTTATGAGTGAAGCAAGGTCATGTCTTAAGCATTTTGCAAAGTGAGAagtttctcatgttaggagaaatgaaaattttatagcCCACTTACTTGCAAAAGTTGCTTTTACCATTTATGATTTAATTGTAACTATGGAGGAAGCTCATTTTTGTATCTCATCAATTTTATAATGGAATGGCATAAAGGTATTtcctttcacaaaaaaaaaaaaaaaagtacccaATAGCTATTATACTTTgtatacttttgttttttttaagaaaaaggtAATGCTAGATAGACTCATAGGTTTTGCAAGTGTTGCgccttcttttttaaaagaatggaatctactattaaaaaaattaatttttcatataagtttcatatttactcttttttttttaaatgagtgcgCGGCGTTTGCActttatgactataaatatcctttttgtttataaaaagaaattctttaaaaaacatCCTTTGGCCATATTTAACTTGTGCCCTTTTTCccatattttctaataaaaaaatcgaTATTGctaaatttattaagaaaataatattcattgAAGTCATAGCAaagcaaggttggagaattCTCCAATCCCCAACCTCACTTGTGCATCAGGTTCtcaagatgaaatattttccaagaaatgattttttccaAACTAATATGGGTAGTTGTCCATCTTTTGTATGGAGAAGCCTGATTTCAGCTAGGCCTTTGCTTAAAGAAGGGACAATTTGGAGGGTTGGAAAGGACAAAACAATCAGTATCTGGTCTGACAAATGGCTGCCTCGACCAACTACTTTCACTGTACAAATTCCAATAAAATTTCTGGATGCAAAAGCTAAGGTTGAGGAGTAAATCAACTCAAACACTATGGACTGGAAGCTCAATTTAGTCAATCACATTTTTACCAAAGAAGAAGCAAACCTCATCAGCACCCATCAATCACACAAGCCAGATGTATTAATGTGGAGATGTAcaacaaatgaaaaattcaaagtAAAAAGTGCATATCATCTGCAAGGTGAAATACAAAGCAGATTAGAAGGCCAAACCtcacaagtaaaaaaaaaggcaaaaggaTGGACCAAATTTTGGAAATTGTCAATTCCTCCAACAACAAAAACCTTTATGTGGAGAGCTTTTCTTAACATATTACGTACCAGACTCAacttatgtaaaaagaaaattttggtaGACCCTCTTTATCCTTATGTTTGCAGGAACCAGAATCTATTGAACATGTCTTATGGGATTGCATATCAGCAAGAGATGTCTGGGGACAATGCTATATGGAAATCCAAAAAAGCATTAGCTCTTTCAACAGCTTTCAAGATCTTCTAAATATCATGTTTATGAAGCTAAACAAAGAGGAAATGGAGGAACTGTCAGTAGTATTATGGAAGCTTTGGTGGAGAAGGAATGATCTTATTTTCAGAAACACCTTCACTCATCCTAATCTTTTAGTTAAACAAGCTTATAAGTTTTTGCAAGAATTTAGAGTATCTCAGGAAGTGGAAACCAGTTAGCTTTCAAGCTTCATTGTTAGGAATGCAGGTTGGGTACATCCCCCAAATGATTATGTTAAAATTAACTGAGATGCAGCAGTTGATAGGGTTAATTTTAAGATAGGAATTGGCATAGTGGCTCGTGATAGTGAAGGCAATATTTTGGCAACAATGAGGAAGAGACGAGCTTTACTACCTGATCCTTCACTAGCAGAGACCTATGCTGCTCTTCAAGCAACTAGCTTTGGTATTGACTTGGGACTGAGGAAAGTTATTTTGGAGGAAGATTCAAAGAAAGTTGTGCAAGCTATTAATGGATGTATGGAAGATTTGAGTTATGTTGGGATGCTGATAACAAATATAAAGACCAATCTTCAATGTTTTGAACGCAGTTCCAtctagggctgcaacccgaccaaACTATTTAATATATGGGGCCGACCCGACCCGCGTGAATATGGATACATCTCAGTCTGACCTGACCCGATATCGGGTCAACCcgttgttattttttctttaaaaaaaaaggaaaataaaattacatcagaCCGATCTGAAGCAAAAATCAAGAATCTCCttccaaaatattattgagTGTTGAGACTTCGGTGATCACATTCATGTGCCCCAAATGTAGTGAGTTTGCTATTGAAATTGTCAAACCCAAGATCGTCGAGCAAGTTGAAATGGAGTTTCTGGAGTCCAAGAGGCCTATAGAGAAGCAAGAGAGAAGGAGGACAAGGAGAAGGTGGAAGAGCAGCAAGAATCAAAGGAGAAAGACTTTAGGAGAGCTtgatttgggttttgatttgaAGGAGGTTTCCGAGTCCTGGATGTTTGAGGAAACATGTCGATATCCAATGTTCGAagatcaacatccaaacatactgCCTTCATTCAACGACAATTTGGCCATGAAGAGCAACTCACGTGTTGGGCTCATGCAGTTGCCTGCACTGTCAGATAAATTGGAGACCCAAAGATATCTTTCTTATGGCACCCCATGAAGGAAATCTGCAGCAACTCTCAGACTCAAAGAATAGTTAAGGGAGATGGAGCAGGATGTTGGCGGCCTCAATCTCATCGGCAATGAACTCGTCGAACGGAGCATCCTCGGCGGCCTCAGTCCTTAAACagagaaaagttgagaaaaatgagagaaagcgAGAGGTGAAGAGGGTGGATTGGATTGGGAAGAGTCGACAAAGGTAATGAGAGAGCTAGGGTGTGATTTGTGTGATTTTAGGTGGGTTGAAACCGGTGTTTTACAGGTTCGACCCGAAAATACTCGCATTTATCGGACGGGTCGGTTCGGTTCATTTGGGCGGGGCAGGTCTACGGTTTTTCTATCCAGACCTAATTCCATCAAACACATTCCAAGAGAAGCAAATGCAATTGCACACACATTAGGCAAGAATGCCTTAGGACTCTCTGATCTTATAGATATTGAGGATTCTCCTCACTATATAATGTCTCTGTTATAGAGAATTTCATCTATGGAAATCTCAtagtttcataaataaataaatagggtgCATTTACGATAAcatttctagaaaaaaaaaatcatatatttttatgagaaatgatttgtacaaattttaaatagataaatttcatacaagttcttgtaaaaaagtaaacttcatctttaaaagtgtaaaaagaaCTATTTCTTATTAGTGGGacatattattttacaaaaaatttatataaaaatttatctatttaagactTATATCTAACGTTattctgtttttatttatatacttggaaGTGGCAGACACAAGATGTCGATAGGATTACAACGTCAACAGAATATCGAGGGCTAAGCTGACGTCACAATTATAATTTTCCGCTGCTACtaatcatattttcttttttaatttattaaaaatctaaatcGATCAGCCGCTATTTAATTCCAAAACTCTGAAGCGgaaccgagagaaagagagttctAAAAGTCGACTTTCACAGGGCCAAAAGAAACATTACCGTTTACCGGCATAATTGACCAGCAAAACAACAAGTTCTCAGTTCGCCGGCGAATATGATTGCCTACCTGGAGCGTTTCGTACACGGGAACGACGTCGAGTCGAGGcaagacgacgacgacgactGTTCGAGCCTGTTTAACGCGCTGGACCTCCAGGGCACTATCGATTGCCTGGCAACCGGATTAGCCGGTAAGGATTTTGGTGGCTTGTATTCCTCCAAACCATTGGCCTTAGTTAGACCTTCTGGAGCCGATGACGTGGCTAGGGTGGTTAAAGCGGCGGCGCGGTCATCGAGTCTGACGGTGGCTGCGCGGGGCAACGGCCATTCCATCAGCGGCCAGGCGATGGCGGATCGTGGACTCGTCATGGACATGCGCTCTATGGAGGACCATTTCCAAGTGGTGAGGAAGAACGGCACGGTCTTCGCTGATGTCTCGGGAGGGGCATTATGGGAAGATGTCCTGAAACGGTGCGTCTTGGGGTTCGGGCTAGCTCCCAGGTCGTGGACTGATTACCTGGGTTTAACGGTGGGCGGGACGTTATCCAACGCCGGCGTCAGTGGCCAGGCCTTCCGTTACGGTCCGCAAACTTCCAACGTTGCAGAATTGGAGGTCGTAACGGGCAAAGGCGATATTTTTGTTTGCTCGGAGACGGAAAACTCCCAGCTTTTCTTTGGGGCTCTCGGTGGTCTTGGTCAGTTCGGTATCATCACCAGAGCTAGGGTCTTGCTACAGCCAGCACCGGACATGGTGGGTATTTTACGATTTTGCAAGTTaggagtttaaataaaaaagaaaatatataatgaaatcTTTCGAATTCGACATCTCCCACTTGTCGGTTTGCTTACAAGAAATCTTTGTGAGATTAAAGCATGAAAGGCACGTTTACGGAACGTAATTGTGGTTGTTTATTGTGATTAGGTGAGATGGATAAGGGTGGTGTATACCGAGTTTGAGGATTTCACTCGGGACGCCGAGTTTCTGGTGACTCGGAGAGAGGGCGACTCCTTTGATTACGTGGAGGGCTTCGTGTTCGTGAACAGTGACGATCCGATTAATGGCTGGCCCTCGGTGCCGTTGGACCCGGACCAGGCATTCGATCCGACTCGTATTCCTCAGACAGCCGGCTCCGTCCTCTACTGTCTTGAAGTAGCTTTTCACTACAGAAACAATGACCACCCCTCGACCGTTGATAGGGTAACGAACTTACgaaccttctctctctctcttatctccTGCAACGTGGaccatctttaaaaaaatgcaccGTTTCTTTAGCGGTCACGATTTGAGGACTCCTTAAGATGACGTTTTTCTTTCAGAGTTGTTGTTTGTACTTTGTAGATCAGAAATCCTTTTTAAGTTTACATATGGCTTGGGGGGACACAAGCTGGGCGCGTCCTCAAGTAACAGTACAAATGAGGTCGTAACTCGTAAGCCCGTAAGTAGTTGGCAACTGAGTTTTGACCTAGGTGGTTGCTAAGTAGGACGTGGGTTCCATGCCAAAACTGTCCCGCCGGACGgtgaaaaaaagtcaaaaacacTTCAGGAATCCCTAACACGTGTAGGACGCCAGGCAACGTAGGACGTCCGATTCTCGTCTACAGCCATGATCCAAGTATTACATTACATGCATCTCATTTTTgctaggaaaaaaagaaaaaagataaaaaaaagcattttacttttgccattttattttgatcgtTTTCGTCCTTTACCATTTTATCATGACTGACTTCTGATTGAAACGGACCATACGATATATAATGCATCCTCCATTTGATTTTATGGCGCATTACACCATAAAAAGCCCATGGATTCACCTCTCAATTACGAGAGTGCCATTATATTGTTTTCTTTGTGATTTAGGTTACCTACCGTtattattgcatatttattGTACACTATATTGAtttgattgattaaaataattattttatattaaaaaaaatcattcaatcacattaatataata
Protein-coding sequences here:
- the LOC108985996 gene encoding cytokinin dehydrogenase 7 — translated: MIAYLERFVHGNDVESRQDDDDDCSSLFNALDLQGTIDCLATGLAGKDFGGLYSSKPLALVRPSGADDVARVVKAAARSSSLTVAARGNGHSISGQAMADRGLVMDMRSMEDHFQVVRKNGTVFADVSGGALWEDVLKRCVLGFGLAPRSWTDYLGLTVGGTLSNAGVSGQAFRYGPQTSNVAELEVVTGKGDIFVCSETENSQLFFGALGGLGQFGIITRARVLLQPAPDMVRWIRVVYTEFEDFTRDAEFLVTRREGDSFDYVEGFVFVNSDDPINGWPSVPLDPDQAFDPTRIPQTAGSVLYCLEVAFHYRNNDHPSTVDRVVNRLLGRLGFLAHLKFEVDLRYMEFLLRVKRAEEHAKANGIWDAPHPWLNLFVSQSDIADFDRHVFKNILKAGIGGPMLIYPLVRSMWDTRTSVVLPKDEIFYIIALLRFSPPYPKGPLAEKLVAQNHEIIQCCINKGFDFKLYLPHYKSQEEWKGHFGNQWTRFVERKAIFDPLAILAPGQKIFSRMIHHLI